The following are from one region of the Synechococcus sp. CBW1108 genome:
- a CDS encoding DUF2605 domain-containing protein, with the protein MGSDSPFPFPPSASDGELLDQLLASLMGDFSSWFERGLVLLDHCPEAVMPAEQQNSLRARIELARKELGAATSLRQAAPIPMALEMETLAPWHQLVVSVWDLSASLRLSGVSLPEPPADEGPGRPGA; encoded by the coding sequence ATGGGATCTGATTCACCATTCCCCTTTCCCCCCTCGGCCTCAGATGGGGAGCTGCTCGATCAGTTGCTGGCTTCCCTGATGGGCGACTTCAGCAGCTGGTTTGAGCGGGGCCTGGTGCTGCTTGACCATTGCCCCGAGGCGGTGATGCCGGCGGAGCAGCAGAACTCCTTACGCGCCCGGATCGAGCTGGCCCGTAAGGAGCTCGGCGCCGCCACCAGCCTGCGCCAGGCGGCGCCGATCCCGATGGCCCTGGAGATGGAAACCCTCGCGCCCTGGCACCAGCTGGTGGTCAGCGTGTGGGATCTTTCCGCCTCCTTGCGTCTCAGTGGCGTATCCCTGCCGGAGCCGCCCGCTGACGAGGGGCCTGGGCGCCCCGGGGCCTAG
- the thrS gene encoding threonine--tRNA ligase, with amino-acid sequence MSHVMAMAVQKLFPQAQVTIGPWTESGFYYDFDSPDPFSEADLKAIKKEMVKIINKKLPLERLEVSRAEAERRIQAINEPYKLEILAGIKEPISLYTLGDQWWDLCAGPHVAHTGELNAKAFELESVAGAYWRGDETKAQLQRIYGTAWETHEQLAEHQRRKAEAKRRDHRRLGTDLNLFSIEDEAGAGLVFWHPRGARMRLLIEDFWRQAHFDAGYELLYTPHVADISLWKTSGHLDFYAESMFGPMQVDERQYQLKPMNCPFHVLTYASALRSYRELPIRWAELGTVYRYERPGVMHGLMRVRGFTQDDAHVFCLPEQITAEIVAILDLTEQILSTFDFRSYEINLSTRPAKSIGEDAVWELATNGLIGALERKGWAYKVDEGGGAFYGPKIDLKIEDAIGRMWQCSTIQLDFNLPERFQLEYVAADGSRRQPIMIHRAIFGSLERFFGIMTENYAGDFPFWLAPEQIRLLPVTDEVRGYAEEVLGQLKRAGVRATLDQSGERLAKLIRNGEQMKIPVLAVIGTTEAEGGSLSLRSRREGDLGTMAVAKLIEVASLANAARSAGLQP; translated from the coding sequence ATGAGCCACGTGATGGCCATGGCGGTGCAGAAGCTGTTTCCCCAGGCCCAGGTGACCATCGGCCCCTGGACCGAGAGCGGCTTCTACTACGACTTCGACAGCCCCGATCCCTTCAGCGAGGCCGATCTCAAGGCGATCAAGAAGGAGATGGTCAAGATCATCAACAAGAAGCTTCCGCTCGAGCGCCTAGAGGTGAGCCGCGCTGAGGCCGAACGGCGGATCCAGGCCATCAACGAGCCCTACAAGCTGGAGATCCTGGCGGGGATCAAAGAGCCGATCAGCCTCTACACCCTGGGGGACCAGTGGTGGGACCTCTGCGCCGGCCCCCACGTGGCCCACACCGGCGAGCTCAACGCCAAGGCCTTCGAGCTCGAAAGCGTGGCCGGTGCCTACTGGCGCGGCGATGAAACCAAGGCCCAGCTGCAGCGCATCTACGGCACCGCCTGGGAAACCCACGAGCAGCTGGCCGAACACCAGCGCCGCAAAGCCGAGGCGAAACGGCGCGACCATCGGCGCCTGGGCACCGATCTGAATCTGTTTTCAATCGAGGATGAAGCCGGCGCCGGGCTGGTCTTCTGGCATCCGCGTGGCGCCCGCATGCGCCTGCTGATCGAAGACTTCTGGCGCCAGGCCCACTTCGATGCCGGCTACGAGCTGCTCTACACCCCCCACGTGGCCGACATCAGCCTCTGGAAGACCTCCGGCCACCTCGACTTCTACGCCGAGAGCATGTTTGGCCCGATGCAGGTGGATGAGCGCCAATACCAGCTCAAGCCGATGAACTGCCCGTTCCACGTGCTCACCTATGCCTCCGCCCTGCGCAGCTACCGGGAGCTGCCGATCCGCTGGGCCGAGCTGGGGACGGTATATCGCTACGAGCGCCCCGGCGTGATGCATGGCCTGATGCGGGTGCGCGGCTTCACCCAGGACGACGCCCACGTGTTCTGCCTGCCGGAGCAGATCACAGCTGAAATCGTGGCCATTCTCGATCTCACCGAACAGATTCTTTCCACCTTCGATTTCCGCAGCTACGAGATCAACCTCTCGACCCGGCCGGCCAAATCGATCGGCGAGGACGCCGTATGGGAACTCGCCACCAACGGCCTGATCGGGGCGCTGGAGCGCAAGGGCTGGGCCTACAAGGTCGACGAGGGAGGCGGCGCCTTCTACGGCCCCAAGATCGACCTCAAGATCGAAGACGCCATCGGCCGGATGTGGCAGTGCTCCACGATCCAGCTCGACTTCAACCTGCCCGAGCGCTTCCAGCTGGAGTATGTGGCGGCCGATGGATCGCGCCGTCAACCGATCATGATCCACCGGGCCATCTTCGGCTCGCTGGAGAGGTTCTTCGGGATCATGACCGAGAACTACGCCGGCGATTTCCCCTTCTGGCTCGCGCCCGAGCAGATCCGCCTGCTGCCGGTGACCGATGAGGTGCGGGGCTATGCCGAGGAGGTGCTGGGCCAGCTGAAGCGAGCCGGCGTGCGGGCCACGCTGGACCAATCCGGCGAGCGCCTGGCCAAATTGATTCGCAACGGCGAGCAGATGAAGATCCCGGTGCTGGCGGTGATCGGCACCACGGAAGCCGAAGGGGGAAGCCTCAGCCTGCGCAGCCGCCGCGAGGGGGATCTGGGCACCATGGCGGTGGCCAAGCTGATCGAAGTCGCCAGCCTGGCCAATGCGGCCCGCTCCGCCGGCCTGCAGCCATGA
- a CDS encoding glucokinase, translating into MTAILAGDIGGTKTLLALYRLGPAGELELQRSERYISADWSGLEPMVRTFLGGEAPPPAAACLAVAGPVAGGRAQLTNLSWQLDEVRLQLETAIPRVELVNDFAVLIHGLAHLVPHQQAQIRAGTAQDQAPLLVLGAGTGLGVAYGVPSPAGLVAMASEAAHGEFAPRSQAEWELKQWLGRELGLERVSIERVVSGTGLGDLARWLLHCHHPSGDHPLCHLPQPSDLPAAVASAASRGDRLAAEALGIWISCYGSVCGDLALAGLSHGGIWLAGGTAAKLLDQLRSAGFLAAFLAKGRLAPVLAQMPITAVIDPEIGQFSAACRARMLVA; encoded by the coding sequence ATGACCGCCATCCTGGCCGGCGATATCGGCGGCACCAAGACCCTGCTGGCCCTCTACCGTCTTGGCCCGGCCGGAGAACTGGAGCTCCAGCGCAGCGAGCGCTACATCTCGGCCGACTGGAGCGGTCTGGAGCCGATGGTGCGCACCTTTCTGGGCGGGGAAGCCCCGCCCCCGGCGGCCGCCTGTCTGGCCGTGGCGGGGCCGGTGGCGGGGGGCCGGGCCCAGCTCACCAACCTCAGCTGGCAACTCGACGAGGTCAGGCTGCAGCTCGAAACTGCCATCCCCCGGGTGGAGCTGGTGAATGATTTCGCCGTGCTGATCCATGGCCTGGCCCATCTGGTCCCGCACCAGCAGGCCCAGATCCGGGCCGGCACTGCCCAGGACCAGGCCCCCCTGCTGGTGCTCGGGGCTGGCACGGGCCTCGGGGTGGCCTATGGGGTGCCCAGCCCGGCCGGCCTGGTGGCCATGGCCAGCGAGGCCGCCCACGGGGAATTCGCCCCCCGCAGCCAGGCCGAATGGGAGCTCAAGCAATGGCTTGGCCGCGAACTGGGGCTGGAGCGGGTGTCGATCGAGCGGGTGGTGAGCGGCACGGGGCTGGGGGATCTGGCTCGCTGGCTGCTGCATTGCCACCATCCCAGCGGGGATCACCCCCTCTGCCACCTGCCCCAGCCCAGCGACCTGCCCGCGGCGGTCGCCTCAGCCGCCAGCCGGGGCGATCGCCTGGCGGCTGAGGCCCTTGGGATCTGGATCAGCTGCTACGGCAGCGTCTGCGGCGATCTGGCCCTGGCTGGCCTGAGCCACGGTGGCATCTGGCTGGCTGGCGGAACGGCCGCCAAACTGCTCGATCAGCTCCGCTCTGCGGGCTTCCTGGCAGCCTTCCTGGCCAAGGGCCGGCTGGCTCCCGTACTGGCCCAGATGCCGATCACCGCCGTGATCGATCCGGAGATCGGCCAGTTCAGCGCGGCCTGCCGGGCTCGCATGCTGGTGGCCTGA
- the thrB gene encoding homoserine kinase, with amino-acid sequence MARPRVGQGVLVHVPATTANVGPGFDCLGAALELDNVFQMRCIEGGSERFDLIIEGSEGAHLRGGPDNLVYRSAQRVWKEAGEEPVALEARVRLAVPPARGLGSSATAIVAGLIGANALVGEPLSREKLLELAIDIEGHPDNVVPSLVGGLCMTAKAASHRWRVVRCEWSSEVQAVVAIPAIRLTTSEARRAMPKSIPVGDAVINLGALTLLLQGLRTGNGDLITDGMHDRLHEPYRWGLILGGRAVREAAIAAGAWGCVISGAGPSLLALCPRPVAEAVGQAMVRAWHQAGVESHAHALAIQHRGSSWENLPDRSPASPDEPGAGPRPGPAPRQP; translated from the coding sequence ATGGCGCGCCCCCGGGTAGGCCAAGGGGTTCTGGTTCATGTACCCGCCACCACCGCCAACGTGGGGCCTGGTTTTGACTGCCTGGGCGCGGCCCTGGAACTGGACAATGTCTTCCAGATGCGCTGCATCGAGGGCGGCAGCGAGCGCTTTGATCTGATCATTGAGGGCAGCGAGGGGGCCCACCTGCGCGGCGGACCCGACAACCTCGTGTACCGCTCGGCCCAACGGGTGTGGAAGGAAGCCGGCGAGGAACCGGTGGCCCTTGAGGCCAGGGTGCGGCTGGCGGTGCCGCCGGCCAGAGGGCTGGGCAGCAGCGCCACCGCGATCGTGGCGGGCCTGATCGGCGCCAATGCGCTGGTGGGGGAGCCCCTCAGCCGCGAGAAGCTGCTGGAGCTGGCCATCGATATCGAAGGCCACCCCGACAACGTGGTGCCCTCCCTTGTGGGGGGGCTCTGCATGACCGCCAAGGCCGCTTCCCACCGCTGGCGGGTGGTGCGCTGCGAGTGGTCGAGCGAGGTGCAGGCGGTTGTGGCCATCCCCGCCATCCGGCTCACCACCAGTGAGGCCCGACGGGCCATGCCCAAGTCCATACCCGTGGGCGATGCGGTGATCAACCTGGGGGCCCTGACCCTGCTGCTGCAGGGCCTGCGCACGGGCAACGGCGACCTGATCACCGATGGCATGCACGACCGACTGCACGAGCCCTACCGCTGGGGCTTGATCCTGGGCGGCCGGGCCGTGCGGGAGGCCGCCATCGCGGCGGGGGCCTGGGGCTGCGTGATCAGCGGGGCGGGCCCCAGCCTGCTGGCCCTCTGCCCCAGGCCGGTGGCCGAGGCCGTTGGCCAGGCAATGGTGCGGGCCTGGCACCAGGCCGGGGTTGAATCCCACGCCCACGCCCTGGCCATCCAGCACCGGGGCAGCAGCTGGGAGAACCTGCCCGACCGGAGCCCGGCCAGCCCGGACGAGCCTGGGGCTGGCCCTAGGCCTGGCCCTGCTCCTCGGCAGCCCTAG
- a CDS encoding NAD(P)H-quinone oxidoreductase subunit 4, producing the protein MDANFALLAASSEASFPWLSLIVLLPAAVALLMPLLPGDGSDPKWPRSLALATLGVDLALMLVCFSQHFDGSVSDLQLVERVSWVPALGLEWSLAADGLSAPLVLLSGLVTLLSVAASWNIKSKTRLYFALMLVQASAQGLVFLSQDFLLFFLAWELELVPVYLLIAIWGGKQRQYAATKFILYTATASLLILLSGLALAFSGDSFSFNLTELSTRSPGGSFGLLCYLGFLVGFGVKLPMFPLHTWLPDAHGEANAPVSMLLAGVLLKMGGYALLRFNVQMLPEIHLQLAPALVVLGIVNIVYGALNAFAQDNVKRRIACSSVSHMGFVLLGIGAIDALGISGAMLQMISHGLIAAAMFFVTGVFYERTETLSIPNMGGLAKALPITFAFFLASSLASLALPGMSGFVSEITVFLGITANDGFTIGFRVITIVLAAIGLVLTPVYLLSLCRRVFFGPRIPALAAIGDMRPRELLIGLTLLVPTLAIGFWPRLAIDVYEATTNGLAERLQATALLATTLQTISLQTAAQIG; encoded by the coding sequence ATGGACGCCAACTTTGCCCTGCTCGCCGCCTCCAGCGAAGCCAGCTTTCCCTGGCTCAGCCTGATAGTGCTGCTCCCCGCAGCGGTGGCCCTGTTGATGCCCCTGCTGCCAGGCGATGGCAGCGATCCGAAATGGCCCCGCAGCCTGGCCCTCGCCACCCTGGGGGTCGACCTGGCACTGATGCTGGTGTGCTTCAGCCAGCACTTCGACGGGTCGGTCAGCGATCTTCAGCTGGTGGAACGGGTGAGCTGGGTGCCGGCCCTCGGCCTGGAGTGGTCCCTGGCGGCCGATGGGCTCTCGGCGCCGCTGGTGCTGCTTTCCGGGCTGGTGACCCTGCTTTCGGTGGCCGCCAGCTGGAACATCAAGAGCAAAACCCGCCTCTACTTCGCCCTGATGCTCGTGCAGGCCTCGGCCCAGGGGCTCGTTTTTCTCTCCCAAGACTTCCTGCTCTTCTTCCTGGCCTGGGAGTTGGAACTGGTGCCGGTCTACCTGCTGATCGCCATCTGGGGGGGCAAGCAGCGCCAGTACGCCGCCACCAAATTCATCCTCTACACCGCCACCGCCTCCCTGCTTATCCTGCTCAGCGGCCTGGCCCTGGCCTTCTCCGGCGACAGCTTCAGCTTCAACCTCACGGAGCTCTCAACCCGCTCCCCCGGCGGCAGCTTCGGCCTGCTCTGCTATCTCGGTTTCCTGGTGGGCTTTGGCGTCAAGCTGCCCATGTTCCCCCTGCACACCTGGCTGCCCGATGCCCACGGTGAGGCCAATGCGCCTGTGTCGATGCTGCTTGCGGGGGTGCTGCTGAAGATGGGCGGCTATGCCCTGCTGCGCTTCAACGTGCAGATGTTGCCGGAGATCCACCTGCAGCTGGCCCCAGCTTTGGTGGTGCTGGGGATCGTCAACATCGTCTACGGGGCCCTAAATGCCTTTGCCCAAGACAACGTCAAACGGCGAATCGCCTGCAGCTCGGTGAGCCACATGGGCTTCGTGCTGCTTGGCATCGGGGCGATCGATGCCCTCGGCATCAGTGGCGCCATGTTGCAGATGATCAGCCACGGCCTGATCGCCGCGGCCATGTTCTTTGTCACCGGGGTGTTCTACGAGCGCACCGAAACCCTCTCGATCCCAAACATGGGCGGCCTGGCCAAGGCCCTGCCGATCACCTTCGCCTTCTTTCTGGCCAGCTCCCTGGCCTCCTTGGCCCTGCCGGGCATGAGCGGGTTTGTCAGTGAAATCACCGTATTTCTCGGCATCACCGCCAACGACGGCTTCACCATTGGCTTCCGCGTGATCACGATCGTGCTGGCCGCCATCGGCCTGGTGCTGACACCGGTGTATCTGCTCAGTCTCTGCAGGCGGGTGTTCTTCGGGCCCAGGATTCCGGCCCTGGCAGCCATCGGCGACATGCGGCCCAGGGAACTTCTGATCGGCCTCACCCTGCTGGTGCCGACCCTGGCCATCGGCTTCTGGCCGCGCCTGGCGATCGACGTCTACGAAGCAACCACCAATGGCCTGGCGGAGCGGCTCCAGGCCACCGCCCTGCTGGCTACAACCCTGCAGACCATCTCCCTGCAGACCGCAGCCCAGATCGGCTGA
- a CDS encoding M3 family metallopeptidase, which yields MGEVTPAAMVQTAAPPLLTGRGLPQFGAITAEQVEQAIPLLLEELHAQLTALEANLERRLAMGEAAPMGWEDIGWEELMDPLHQLGERLRWSWGVVSHLNGVCNTPELRAAHQGQQGAVVQFGNRAGQSRPIYLALEALQRRSASLDPSQRRILEAELRDMRLRGVGLEGAEQDDFNAASERLAELATAFGNHVLDATNGWSLTLTQEEELDGLPTSLWELLAQAARDRGEEGWRLGLDMPRVVPFLKYSRRRDLREHLYRAQVSRASSGELDNRPLIEQILGLKLAQARRLGYPNWAEVSLASKMAGSVAEVEALLEQLRAAAYPVAQRELEALAACAARHGAAEASGIMPWDVSYWAEVLRQESFDLDSEALRPWFSLEQVLDGLFGLCQRLFDIRIVATEAGEAPLWHSDVRYFRVDDASSGEPLAGFYLDPYSRPGSKRGGAWMDECLGRSRTPAGEQVLPVAYLICNQSPPVGETPSLMTFEEVETLFHEFGHGLQHMLTTVDRPQAAGINNVEWDAVELPSQFMENWCYDRATLMGMARHWQSGEPLPESEYRKLLAARTFMGGSATLRQVHFALTDLRLHSQWTPACGESPEQLRRRIAATTTVLEPIPEDAFLCAFSHIFAGGYAAGYYSYKWAEVLSADAFSAFEEVGLDQEEEIVATGRRFRDTVLSLGGSRSPAEVFEAFRGRGPSSGALIRHSGLAAG from the coding sequence ATGGGAGAAGTCACCCCAGCCGCCATGGTCCAAACAGCTGCCCCGCCCCTTTTAACCGGCCGGGGCCTGCCCCAGTTTGGGGCGATCACAGCGGAGCAGGTGGAGCAGGCAATCCCCCTGCTGCTCGAGGAGCTGCACGCCCAACTCACGGCCCTGGAGGCAAACCTGGAGCGCCGCCTGGCCATGGGCGAGGCCGCCCCCATGGGCTGGGAAGACATTGGCTGGGAAGAGCTGATGGATCCGCTGCACCAGCTGGGCGAAAGGCTGCGCTGGAGCTGGGGGGTGGTCAGCCACCTCAACGGCGTCTGCAACACGCCCGAGCTGCGCGCCGCCCACCAAGGGCAGCAGGGGGCGGTGGTGCAGTTCGGCAACCGGGCCGGCCAGTCTCGGCCCATCTACCTGGCCCTGGAAGCCCTGCAGCGGAGATCGGCCAGCCTCGATCCCAGCCAGCGCCGCATCCTGGAGGCCGAACTGCGGGACATGCGCCTGCGCGGCGTGGGTCTGGAGGGGGCCGAACAGGACGACTTCAATGCCGCCAGCGAGCGACTGGCCGAGCTGGCCACCGCCTTCGGCAACCACGTGCTGGATGCCACCAACGGCTGGAGCCTCACCCTCACCCAGGAAGAGGAGCTCGACGGCCTGCCCACCAGCCTGTGGGAGCTGCTGGCCCAGGCGGCCCGGGATAGGGGCGAAGAGGGTTGGCGGCTTGGGCTGGACATGCCGCGGGTGGTGCCCTTCCTCAAATACAGCCGCCGCCGCGATCTGCGCGAGCACCTCTATCGGGCCCAGGTGAGCCGCGCCTCCAGCGGCGAGCTAGACAACCGCCCCCTGATCGAGCAGATCCTGGGACTCAAACTGGCCCAGGCCCGGCGGCTGGGCTACCCCAACTGGGCCGAGGTGAGCCTGGCCTCAAAAATGGCCGGATCGGTGGCCGAGGTGGAAGCCCTGCTGGAGCAGCTGCGGGCCGCCGCCTACCCCGTTGCCCAGCGGGAACTCGAAGCGCTTGCAGCCTGCGCCGCCCGGCACGGGGCCGCCGAGGCCAGCGGGATCATGCCCTGGGACGTCAGTTACTGGGCCGAGGTGCTGCGCCAAGAGAGCTTCGATCTAGACAGCGAGGCCCTGCGGCCCTGGTTTTCACTTGAGCAGGTGCTGGACGGCCTGTTTGGCCTCTGCCAGCGGCTGTTCGACATCCGCATCGTGGCCACCGAAGCGGGGGAAGCACCGCTCTGGCACAGCGATGTGCGCTACTTCAGGGTGGATGATGCCAGCAGCGGTGAGCCCCTGGCTGGCTTCTACCTGGATCCCTACAGCCGCCCGGGTAGCAAGCGGGGTGGGGCCTGGATGGATGAGTGCCTGGGCCGCTCCCGCACCCCAGCGGGGGAGCAGGTGCTGCCGGTGGCCTACCTGATCTGCAACCAGAGCCCGCCGGTGGGGGAGACCCCCAGCCTGATGACCTTCGAGGAAGTGGAAACCCTCTTCCATGAATTCGGCCACGGCCTGCAGCACATGCTCACCACGGTCGATCGCCCCCAGGCCGCTGGCATCAACAACGTGGAGTGGGATGCGGTGGAGCTGCCCAGCCAGTTCATGGAGAACTGGTGCTACGACCGGGCCACCCTGATGGGCATGGCCCGCCACTGGCAGAGCGGCGAGCCCCTGCCCGAAAGCGAATACCGGAAGCTCCTGGCGGCCCGCACCTTCATGGGCGGCAGCGCCACCCTGCGCCAGGTTCACTTCGCCCTCACCGACCTGCGCCTGCATAGCCAGTGGACCCCCGCCTGTGGCGAGAGCCCCGAGCAGCTGCGCCGCCGGATCGCCGCCACCACCACGGTGCTCGAGCCGATCCCCGAGGACGCCTTTCTCTGCGCCTTCAGCCACATCTTCGCCGGCGGCTATGCGGCCGGCTACTACTCCTACAAGTGGGCCGAGGTACTCAGTGCCGACGCCTTCAGCGCCTTCGAGGAGGTGGGGCTCGACCAGGAGGAGGAGATCGTGGCCACCGGTCGTCGCTTCCGCGACACCGTGCTCAGCCTGGGTGGCAGCCGCTCTCCAGCCGAGGTGTTCGAGGCCTTCCGAGGCCGCGGACCCAGCAGTGGGGCCCTTATCCGCCACTCCGGGCTGGCGGCCGGTTGA
- a CDS encoding phosphotransferase enzyme family protein → MAAAAPELVAIAEAFALPGPVTAIAPLGNGNVNATYRVDTASGESFVLQRLNTAVFAEPELVMANLQSLSTHAQQRPLAGQRWEVPRVIQHRHSGQPWLKAGGEFWRLTSFVNDAVTLDAIATPAQAMQVGRGLGLFHNLISDLPTDRLADTLPGFHITPTYLAAYDQILQSSQLQRCERTGWCTAFIAARRGLATVLETAKAEGRLLLRPIHGDPKVNNVMLCARTGVAVSLVDLDTVKPGLVHYDIGDCLRSACNPAGEEAPPGAPIHFDLELCQAVLEGYLGAARACLSEVDIDHIFAAARLISFELGLRFFSDHLAGDIYFRSQRPGHNLERALVQFKLTESIEAQEQAIRTIVEGLR, encoded by the coding sequence ATGGCTGCTGCCGCACCGGAACTGGTGGCCATCGCCGAAGCCTTTGCCCTGCCCGGGCCTGTCACCGCGATTGCGCCGCTGGGCAACGGCAACGTCAATGCCACCTACCGGGTGGACACCGCCAGCGGCGAAAGCTTCGTGCTGCAAAGGCTCAACACAGCGGTGTTTGCCGAGCCGGAGCTGGTGATGGCCAACCTGCAGTCGCTTAGCACCCACGCCCAGCAACGGCCCCTGGCCGGCCAGCGCTGGGAGGTGCCGCGGGTGATCCAGCACCGCCACAGCGGCCAGCCCTGGCTGAAGGCAGGCGGCGAGTTTTGGCGGCTGACCAGCTTCGTCAACGACGCCGTGACGCTGGATGCCATTGCCACCCCCGCCCAGGCGATGCAGGTGGGTAGGGGGCTGGGCCTGTTCCACAACCTGATCAGCGACCTGCCCACCGATCGACTGGCCGACACCCTGCCGGGGTTCCACATCACTCCCACCTACCTGGCGGCCTACGACCAGATCCTGCAGTCCAGCCAGCTCCAACGCTGCGAGCGGACCGGGTGGTGCACTGCTTTCATTGCGGCGCGACGGGGGCTGGCGACGGTGCTGGAGACGGCCAAGGCCGAGGGCAGGCTCCTGCTGCGGCCCATCCATGGCGACCCCAAGGTGAACAACGTGATGCTCTGCGCCCGTACCGGGGTGGCGGTGAGCCTGGTGGACCTGGACACGGTCAAGCCAGGGCTGGTGCATTACGACATCGGTGACTGCCTGCGCTCGGCCTGCAATCCGGCGGGGGAAGAGGCGCCCCCTGGCGCTCCCATCCACTTCGACCTCGAACTCTGCCAGGCCGTGCTGGAGGGCTACCTGGGCGCGGCGCGAGCCTGCCTAAGTGAGGTCGACATCGACCATATCTTTGCTGCCGCCAGGCTGATCAGCTTCGAGCTGGGCCTGCGCTTCTTCAGCGACCATCTGGCCGGAGACATCTATTTCCGCAGCCAGCGCCCCGGCCACAACCTGGAGCGGGCCCTGGTGCAGTTCAAGCTCACCGAGAGCATCGAAGCCCAGGAGCAGGCAATCCGCACGATCGTGGAGGGCTTGCGGTGA
- a CDS encoding DOMON-like domain-containing protein has translation MNCQNFSLVPFGPSSTNLTICGDLALHAGVMEVVFKLEGDLSAIRIAPPAMAGERRDLLWQTTCLEVFLAHRGAGPYWEFNLSPAGHWNVYRLESYRQGLAPEPAYAQLPFRVQRHLQQLSLSLRCGLPPALALPATADLEAAITAVIQHSDGSLSYWALHHPAAEADFHHRDGFCLQLGRA, from the coding sequence GTGAACTGCCAGAACTTCAGCCTGGTTCCCTTCGGGCCCAGTTCCACCAACCTGACCATCTGCGGGGATCTGGCCCTCCACGCCGGGGTGATGGAGGTTGTCTTCAAGCTGGAAGGCGATCTCAGCGCCATCCGGATCGCCCCGCCGGCAATGGCTGGTGAACGCCGCGATCTGCTCTGGCAGACCACCTGCCTGGAAGTGTTCCTGGCCCACCGGGGAGCTGGGCCCTACTGGGAATTCAACCTTTCCCCGGCTGGCCACTGGAACGTCTACCGCCTGGAGAGTTACCGCCAGGGGCTGGCCCCGGAGCCTGCCTACGCCCAGCTTCCCTTCAGGGTGCAGCGCCACCTCCAACAACTCAGCCTGAGCCTGCGCTGCGGCCTGCCACCGGCCCTGGCGCTGCCAGCAACAGCTGACCTGGAAGCCGCCATCACCGCCGTGATCCAGCACAGCGATGGGAGCCTCAGCTACTGGGCCCTGCACCATCCCGCCGCCGAAGCTGATTTCCATCACCGCGATGGCTTCTGCCTCCAGCTGGGCCGGGCCTGA
- a CDS encoding dihydroneopterin aldolase, which produces MTHPDWIHVQGLRLWAHVGVLELERAQGQWFELEFWLAGDLAEAARSDRLAASFDYALAITALQCQARQVCCLTIEHYSELVLDCLETLYGLIPLRLDLAKCQAPVPGFGGRVAVRRQRRWREAGLPC; this is translated from the coding sequence GTGACCCATCCAGACTGGATCCATGTGCAGGGCCTGCGCCTCTGGGCCCATGTGGGGGTACTGGAGCTGGAGAGGGCCCAGGGCCAGTGGTTTGAGCTGGAGTTCTGGCTGGCGGGCGATCTGGCTGAAGCGGCCCGCAGCGATCGGCTGGCCGCCAGCTTTGACTACGCCCTCGCGATCACGGCCCTGCAGTGTCAGGCCCGCCAGGTGTGCTGCCTCACGATTGAGCACTACAGCGAGTTGGTGCTCGATTGCCTTGAAACGCTCTATGGCCTGATTCCACTGCGGCTGGATCTGGCCAAATGCCAGGCCCCGGTGCCTGGCTTCGGCGGTCGGGTGGCGGTTCGGCGCCAGCGGCGCTGGCGTGAAGCCGGGCTGCCTTGCTGA